In Narcine bancroftii isolate sNarBan1 chromosome 7, sNarBan1.hap1, whole genome shotgun sequence, the sequence TTGAACACCAGATCAAAGTACTAAGGTGAATAATAGCACCCAGTAATTTTTCACAGACCAgagattaacatcgacttctctggtttctgctaacttgctcgcCTTTTTTTCCCCTCCGATTTCCAattatccctcccttccccccctccactcGCCcagccttccctcctccccccgatcactgctgttccctccatgccttctccacctatcacttcctaTCTTTGTCTCCCCGtccatcccccccaccctttgttcggacgcctgctggCATTCTTCCGTACCTTGATGactggctcaagcctgaaacgtcggttatgtattttttacgtttgctacataaaaaaatactgaccagctgagtttcttcagcattttgtgtttttacattaaatATGGGGTATCCCATCACTTTATTACATAATTCCCAATGTACAACAAGACTCCATCTCAGCTTTGCCACTACAAAACCAAGTTGTTGCATTAGCATTGTCAAAAGTGAAAATGTTAGTCTGATCTGTAACACAAAAATGACATCAGAActtaacttttttttcaaatctgcTGATACTAAAATGCTCTAAAACGCCTAAATTATGTTTAAATGTCTGTGGTGAGGGAAATAAATTGCACAACAATCAACAACAACATGGTCTTTAGTTGGGCAAAGCAAATCATTCTCAATTTCAAAATTGTTTTTTAGTTGTcactttcttaagattccttcagATATCTTGTGAAGTTTTAATttgcttgttttttttgtttagaTTTGGTGTATAGTGGTGGTTCTTTCCTCCACTGTGACCAGTACAATCTTTAAATTTTGGGAATTTTCAGTCACATGATTTgtctttgttttgaatattttaatatgctgAACGTAAATCACCTGTTTTTGTGTGTTAAATTTAAGATGCTTCAAGTGTTTTTTGCTATGCATGTCAATGTACAAATTTTCACTGATACTATTTTAAATTTGATGGCATAACTGTCTGaatcaattttttaaatcataaatAGGGAAGCATTGGTTTCTTGAAAATGTTGTTTAAGGATTTCTCAAAACAAATCGTACAGAGGCTTCACATCCACATACAGTATATGAAATTTTTAAGTATGGGATTGGTGCCATGtggtttgttttgttttttgAAAAATCCTTGAAGGCAACCATCATAAAATTATTTGATTTTTATCAATCTTGAAGGTGTTTGCACTTTCATTCCCGATGCATATAAAAGTAGGCTCAGAAAGTCTTATGATCAGTAATAATTCTGATCGGAGGCTTTCAGACTTTCCATTTTAAAATGGAAAACCAGATTTCAGTTTTCTCACTTTTGTATGCCATTAatcattggggggtggggggggggaactcatCACGTATTCTACTTTTCCAGAAATTGACCTAATATCATTTCTAATtctaatatcatttttttttttgtcttttgtctttgctATCTTGCAGGAGTGTAACTCTAAACCTTGCTAGACTTCTCAGCAACAGCTAAGAATTTCAACACCAACAAATTAAGCTGTGCCTGTCTTGTGGAATTGCTGCTTAAAAAACATGAGAAATAGTCAAACGTGAAGTTCACAAGATAAATAGCATTCCTGTACCTGTACAACTGGAATCCTGCAGGTTCAAATCAAGGCAGCAAACGAAAGGACAAATATTTTACCTTTTTCGTTATTTCATTAGTAACCTGGCTGTTGTCTGGCTTTGAATCTAAACTATTATAAACATGTTTGGCTTAATGGAAACAGCTGACTTGGCTGTTGTAGGACTTTATTTTGTTCTTGTATTGTGCATTGGATTTTTTGCGATGTGGAAGTCCAACAGAAGTACCGTGAGTGGGTACTTCCTTGCAGGACGCTCCATGACCTGGGTGGCAATAGGTGCTTCATTGTTTGTGAGTAATATTGGGAGTGAACATTTTATTGGTCTAGCAGGATCTGGAGCTGCCAGTGGTTTTGCAGTTGGAGCTTGGGAGTTCAATGCAGTATTACTTTTGCAACTATTAGGTTGGGTTTTCATCCCAGTCTATATTAGATCTGGTGTGTATACCATGCCACAATACCTTTCGAAGCGTTATGGTGGGAACAGAATGAAAATTTATTTTGCTTTGTTGTCCTTGCTGTTGTACGTCTCCACCAAGCTTTCTGTGGACTTGTATGCTGGGGCACTCTTCATTCGGCTATCACTGGGCTGGGACCTTTATCTCTCCATCATCATTTTGATTGGATTGACTGCAGTGTTAACTGTCACAGGAGGACTTGTGGCTGTGATCTACACCGATGTTCTGCAGGCCATTCTTATGATTGGCGGAGCTTTAACGTTGATGGTTGTCGGTATGGTCAAGGTGGGAGGCTTTGAGGAAATGAAACGAAGATACATGCTCGCCTCTCCAAATGTTACTGCAGTCATAACTTCCTTCAACTTGAGTTCAATGAATATTTGCCAGATCCGCCCAAAAGAAGATTCTCTAAAGATGCTACGTGAACCAACTGATGAGGATATTCCTTGGCCTGGATTCATGTTGGGTCAAACACCAGCCTCTGGTTGGTATTGGTGTGCTGATCAAGTCATTGTGCAACGAGTCTTGGCAGCAAAGAACATTGCTCATGCCAAAGGAGCCACTCTGATGGCTGGTTTTTTGAAAATCTTGCCCATGTTTATCATCGTCATTCCAGGGATGATTTCCAGGATTCTCTTTACTGATGAAGTTGTTTGCATTAATCCAGAGCACTGCATGCAAGTGTGCGGCAGCAGTGCAGGTTGCTCCAATATCGCCTATCCACGCCTGGTGTTGGGAATCTTACCTGTAGGTCTCCGTGGTCTAATGATGGCAGTCATGATAGCAGCTTTGATGAGTGATTTGGATTCTATCTTCAATAGTGCCAGCACAATATTCACCCTTGATGTCTACAAGCATCTTCGAAAGGTTGCCAGCTCTCGAGAACTTATGGTAGTGGGTCGTTTATTTGTTGTCTTCATGGTAGGTATAAGCATTGCCTGGGTTCCTGTAATTGTAGAGATGCAAGGAGGGCAGATGTATCTTTATGTCCAAGAGGTAGCAAATTATCTCACACCCCCTGTGGCCGCCGTGTTTCTacttagtattttctggagacgTTGCAATGAAAAGGGGGCTTTCTGTGGAGGGTTAGTTGGGTCCATTTTGGGAATGATTCGTTTGATTCTTGCCTTTGTATACCATGTGCCAGAATGTGACCAGCCTGACACCAGACCAAGTTTTATCAGAAACATTCACTATATGTATGTGGCAGCAGTTCTGTTCTGGAGCACTATCGTTACAGCAGTCATAGTAAGTCTACTGACTCCTGCTCTTCCGAGAGAACATACTCGTCGCACCACATTCTGGTCCTTGAAAGACTCTGCTAATGTGAAAAGCTCGCAGACAGACGAATCGGCGAAACTGGCAAAGGGAACTGTGTCTGAAAACAATGCCAGTACCAGATGTGTGGATAAGACTGACTGTGGTCAGAAAGATGCTGATGGAATAGAATTAGCTCTGTTAATGTCTGGCAATGATGATTCCAAATCTTTGTGCGCACCATCCAGCACTGAAGGACCAATGCCAGCTGGTGGTTATCTACATAGACAGGCATCTGTGGACCAAGAAACCAATGGGAAACCTCAACTGGAAAGAAGCAAGTGGTGGAGAATTTTTGAATGCTTTTGTGGATTAAAAATGTATGACATGACAAATCCAGCACCAAAATATACTATAGAAGATGAACGTATTTGCTTGAAAATGCTTCAAGAGAGCaccaagattaaaatactgttaaATATTGGACTTTTAGTTGTATTGTCTTCTGGGATATCTATGttcatttatttctctttgtaAAATCAGTCTGCAGGTTTAAGTGAACGCAGTTTTGGTTTTGAAGATGTCTCTGTTCCTTTTGTTGGCCTGATAGAAAGCTTTTATGGCCTGCTAATTAATTATTAGGGATGCTTAATGGGAAAGTTAATTATCAAAGAAATTTGTTTGTGTCCAGTCTGATCTTTGATCAAAGGCAGTAAAATTGTTTAAAGTGGGGAATGAGCGCATTTCATCTTCTGACTTGATTTTCAGTAACTACTGGAAACAAGGATTTTAGATGAGGACTAGTTTAGAACTACTGGAAACAAGGATTTTAGATGAGGACTAGTTTAGAACTACTGGAAACAAGGATTTTAGATGAGGACTAGTTTAGAACTACTGGAAACAAGGATTTTAGATGAGGACTAGTTTAGAACTACTGGAAACAAGGATTTTAGATGAGGACTAGTTTAGAACTACTGGAAACAAGGATTTTAGATGAGGACTAGTTTAGAACTCTATTGTGATTTTTAGttacttttattttttaaaaatattttatttaaaaattttaaatcacaTAACATTGATTACAGTATCCTGATAAAAACATAATgtgactatatatatatatattaaaaaaacccaaccacCCGACTAATACTCTCCCTCCTCCTTTACCCacctacaaaagaaagaaaaggagatcATCAACAAATACGGTCATATTCGAACTTTTTAGCTGAGGTGGTGGCGGCACCTACGGACcgagagatcaaattttaacaccTATAATTTTCAAATATGGACTCCAAactttaataaagaaaaaatatttatctctcaaattgtaTGTTATCTTTTATAAAGGAATACAAGCTTTCCTTCCATGATGCCATCTTTTAATACTTAAAACCAAGTCAGacattttttttagaaacagccaaagccaaaTGTAAAAATTAATTTTGATACAAAGTCATTCTCAATCCTAAAGCAATTGACTTATTGTCCCTTATTAAAAACAATAATGaatcaaaaggtaaattcacaTTTAATACCTGttctaaaaacaatttaatttgtagccaaaaacttttaaccttaggGCAAGTCCAGgtcgagtggggaaaaaaagtacctatttctttacCACAcccaaaacacaaatctgaagaactaagttgAAATGTTTTCAATTTTTGTGGGGTTAAAtgcaactgatgtagaaaattatactgtaccaacctataatgtacatttataaccttggtcatactatctttacacaaatttctccaaacattttcatctagcTTCCTATTCAAGCccaattcccatttcattcttgatttatgaggACCTAATTTAGGGATTTTATTTCGTAACAACttgtacatttcagaaataaatttacttgAATCATCCTTAGTAAGTAGTAATTCCAAAGAAGTTTGcttaggtaattttaaactgaCCTAATtgttccaacaattttttttaacctgataataacaaaaaaggtaTTCGAAGGGATTTTAAACTTCTCTCTCATACGATCAAAAGTCAAAAATCTTCCTGCTTCAaagcaatcttcaactttttaaatccccatTTGATTCCAAATTGTATTATAGCTAATCTaggttttaaaacattttttaaaaacactttgAACTAATCAAGAAGAAACTACTGATGCTTTAATGCTTTCTGTTTAAATTTTATATGCATTGactagtaatttttttgttgagATGCTGAAACTAGATTTTGATAAATTAGGAAACATTTAACTTTTTAGAAAAACTCAACATTTGTGACTTTGCTATCCATGGGTTCATTAAATTTGTAAAATATTAGTGATTGGATTGTGGGGATCAGAAGAGTATGTGAAGGGAATAATCTATTGACTAGCCTCAAACAATATGTCTATACATTTGAATCACTTTCTCCTTCCTTTGCATCTTAACATCTTTGAGGTCTCGCTGCTTCTTTTTCTATTTGTCTGTCATGctttccaattcagttaaattatttttaaaaccttTGTATTTTAATAACTTTAATAAGATAAAGTACAAGTTATGCAGAAAGTTAACTGAGCTTAAGTTGTTTACTTACCTAGTCGAATGGGTTGGGTTTCTGCCAAAGAAAATGAATATCAGGAGTAAGCTATAATTTATATATTCTATAAAATTCTATGATTTATTTTATGGAGAGAAAACTTCATGCCAGGACTTGAAAGTATAGTTTACTATGCAAGTACTATTTGTTGTCTTTACAGAAAAATATGTGAAGTGTATATGGAAATCACCATTTTGTCTTAACTATCCAAAGAATTTATCCTAACACCAGCAAACAACATTTTGGATATATACAGATAgacatatatatattaaaaaatactaTAAAACAATTTTTGTCTTGTGTATACCGACGATCCTATCATCTCCAAATGGCCATCAGCTTTGGAAAGCACAAATTGTGCACAGATAAACGCAGTTGACCAATTTTGTGTGTCTACTGGAATTTTGTATACCTGAAGAGATGTTGACCAATTGCAGGaattaaaatgtataaataaaaaaaaattgctgaaaatacATACTAGTACTATTTGTTCCTTGATTTGAACTTTTTAAGATGAGGCTCCCATTACACAGAATATGGAATTATTCAGTAATTAGTCAACTCTGCAAGATCAatcattattttcttttaataatcttggttatttttttaaagatattttttaaatgatttaaaattCTTAAGCTGTTGTATTTTGAAATTGTTTGGGCATTCATTGATAACTCCATTGTTACTCTTCAGGGTAACTCCAGTGAGTAAATTAGCTGAATGagttaaaatataatttatagaatGCTAGATAAGCTTGATCACATTGACAATACTTGCCTTTTCATGGAACTAGAAATGCAATCACCATAGATATTTCAAAGAAAATAGGATTTCTGACCAGCAATGGATAGATGTTAAATTAGTGATACTCTAAAACCagaggttaatgccatctggttggagggtgcccagacagaagatgatgtGTTGTACCTCCAATTGATGGGCGGTCTCAGTCTGGTggcgcatgagaccatggacagacttgaCACCATGGAAATGGGTcggcgaattgaaatgggtcgcCACTGGgcgatccctgctattgcagtggacagatccAAGGTGCTTAAtgaagcgatctctcagtctgcatccagactctacaatgtagaggaggccacaacaggagcactccATGCAGTAgctgatccctgcagattcagaagtggaatgttgcttcacttcaaaggactctttggggccccgaatggtggtgagagaggaggtgtgggtgcattaGCACTA encodes:
- the LOC138738555 gene encoding sodium/myo-inositol cotransporter-like, producing MFGLMETADLAVVGLYFVLVLCIGFFAMWKSNRSTVSGYFLAGRSMTWVAIGASLFVSNIGSEHFIGLAGSGAASGFAVGAWEFNAVLLLQLLGWVFIPVYIRSGVYTMPQYLSKRYGGNRMKIYFALLSLLLYVSTKLSVDLYAGALFIRLSLGWDLYLSIIILIGLTAVLTVTGGLVAVIYTDVLQAILMIGGALTLMVVGMVKVGGFEEMKRRYMLASPNVTAVITSFNLSSMNICQIRPKEDSLKMLREPTDEDIPWPGFMLGQTPASGWYWCADQVIVQRVLAAKNIAHAKGATLMAGFLKILPMFIIVIPGMISRILFTDEVVCINPEHCMQVCGSSAGCSNIAYPRLVLGILPVGLRGLMMAVMIAALMSDLDSIFNSASTIFTLDVYKHLRKVASSRELMVVGRLFVVFMVGISIAWVPVIVEMQGGQMYLYVQEVANYLTPPVAAVFLLSIFWRRCNEKGAFCGGLVGSILGMIRLILAFVYHVPECDQPDTRPSFIRNIHYMYVAAVLFWSTIVTAVIVSLLTPALPREHTRRTTFWSLKDSANVKSSQTDESAKLAKGTVSENNASTRCVDKTDCGQKDADGIELALLMSGNDDSKSLCAPSSTEGPMPAGGYLHRQASVDQETNGKPQLERSKWWRIFECFCGLKMYDMTNPAPKYTIEDERICLKMLQESTKIKILLNIGLLVVLSSGISMFIYFSL